Proteins encoded within one genomic window of Gemmatimonadaceae bacterium:
- a CDS encoding glycerophosphodiester phosphodiesterase, protein MLLLLAACARPASEVARVTSVMRGPLVIAHRGASGHLPEHTLEAYDLAISQGADYIEPDLVSTKDGVLVARHENEISGTTDVATRFPERRRTIMVDGDAVTGWFVEDLTLDELRTLRARERLATRSHANDGRFSVPTFDDVLALLRRRERETGRTIGVYPETKHPTYFRSIGLPLEERLLEDLARHGFHERDHEVFIQSFESGNLRALRARTSIRLIQLIDKGGLPADRVAAGDGRTVAEFVSAASLREIAGYAFGVGVHKELVQPVDDRGALAAPTTLVQDAHAAGLAVHVWTLRSDAPFLPAAYAGDASAEWRRFMALGVDGMFGDFPIEGVTARRR, encoded by the coding sequence GGCCGCGTGTGCGCGTCCCGCGTCGGAGGTCGCCCGGGTGACCTCGGTGATGCGCGGACCACTTGTGATTGCGCACCGTGGGGCGAGTGGCCACCTGCCCGAGCACACCCTCGAGGCCTACGATCTCGCCATCTCGCAGGGCGCCGACTACATCGAGCCCGACCTCGTGAGCACGAAGGACGGCGTGCTCGTGGCGCGTCACGAGAACGAGATCTCCGGCACGACCGACGTGGCCACGCGCTTCCCCGAGCGGCGACGCACGATCATGGTCGACGGCGACGCCGTCACCGGATGGTTTGTCGAGGATCTCACGCTCGACGAACTCCGGACCCTGCGGGCACGGGAGCGACTCGCCACGCGATCGCACGCGAATGACGGACGCTTCAGCGTGCCGACGTTCGACGACGTGCTGGCACTCCTGCGCCGGCGCGAGCGCGAGACCGGCCGCACGATTGGCGTCTATCCCGAGACCAAGCACCCGACCTACTTCCGATCGATCGGGCTGCCGCTCGAAGAGCGCCTGCTGGAGGATCTGGCCCGCCACGGATTCCACGAACGCGACCACGAGGTGTTCATCCAGTCGTTCGAGAGCGGCAACCTTCGCGCGCTGCGTGCGCGTACATCGATTCGCCTGATCCAGTTGATCGACAAGGGTGGCCTGCCGGCCGATCGTGTGGCGGCGGGCGACGGGCGCACCGTCGCCGAGTTCGTCTCGGCGGCATCGCTGCGCGAGATCGCTGGCTATGCGTTTGGCGTTGGCGTACACAAGGAACTCGTGCAGCCCGTGGACGATCGCGGCGCACTCGCCGCGCCCACCACGCTCGTGCAGGATGCGCACGCGGCTGGCCTCGCCGTGCACGTGTGGACGCTGCGCTCCGACGCGCCGTTCCTTCCTGCGGCGTACGCAGGCGATGCGTCCGCGGAATGGCGGCGCTTCATGGCGCTGGGCGTCGATGGCATGTTCGGCGACTTCCCGATCGAGGGAGTGACAGCGCGCCGCCGTTGA
- a CDS encoding cysteine desulfurase, translated as MSSPIYLDYAATTPVRTEVLEAMLPFFGPRFGNPSSMHRWGREARTALDEARERVAHCLGAHPDEVCFTSGGTEGDNLALLGSWRAVRHVRPAIVTTPIEHKAVLAAAHQVQKEGGEERILEVSPDGLVRRESYEALVDERVACVSIMWVNNEVGVLQDIPALVPLAKSRGALFHTDAVQAFGKVVIDLQALPVDYLTISGHKIGAPKGIGAMFLRRGTPLEPLMHGGSQDRGRRPGTENVAMAVGFAVAAELTLAERESEVARLRQLRDALEAALLAQIPDAVVHGRGAPRAPHILNISVPGTDSEAMLMALDLRGVACSAGSACQSGSVTPSHVLSAMGVSPGTAAAAIRMSLGGLTSDVDVQRVAEVFPALVTKARRLSGVS; from the coding sequence AGGCGATGCTGCCGTTCTTCGGGCCGCGGTTCGGCAACCCCTCGAGCATGCACCGCTGGGGTCGTGAAGCCCGCACGGCCCTCGACGAGGCGCGTGAACGCGTGGCGCACTGCCTGGGCGCACATCCCGACGAGGTGTGTTTCACCTCCGGGGGAACCGAGGGCGATAACCTCGCCCTGCTCGGCAGCTGGCGGGCGGTGCGGCACGTGCGGCCCGCCATCGTCACCACGCCGATCGAGCACAAGGCGGTGCTCGCCGCCGCACATCAGGTGCAGAAGGAAGGCGGCGAAGAGCGCATTCTGGAGGTATCGCCGGACGGGCTGGTGCGACGCGAGAGCTACGAGGCGCTCGTCGACGAGCGTGTGGCGTGCGTCAGCATCATGTGGGTGAACAACGAAGTGGGCGTCCTGCAGGACATCCCGGCACTCGTCCCGCTCGCCAAGTCGCGCGGAGCCCTGTTCCACACCGATGCCGTGCAGGCGTTCGGAAAGGTGGTCATCGACCTGCAGGCGCTACCGGTGGACTACCTCACGATCTCGGGTCACAAGATCGGCGCTCCCAAGGGAATCGGCGCGATGTTCCTGCGTCGAGGCACGCCGCTCGAGCCCCTCATGCACGGCGGCTCGCAGGATCGCGGCCGTCGACCGGGCACCGAAAACGTGGCCATGGCAGTGGGCTTTGCCGTCGCGGCCGAGCTGACCCTGGCGGAGCGTGAGTCCGAGGTGGCGCGTTTGCGGCAGTTGCGCGATGCGCTCGAGGCCGCGCTGCTCGCGCAGATCCCGGACGCCGTCGTGCACGGACGAGGCGCGCCGCGCGCGCCGCACATCCTGAATATCTCCGTACCGGGGACCGACAGCGAGGCGATGCTGATGGCCCTGGACCTGCGCGGCGTCGCGTGTTCGGCGGGGTCGGCGTGTCAGAGCGGAAGCGTCACGCCATCGCATGTGCTGTCGGCGATGGGCGTGTCTCCCGGTACGGCGGCCGCGGCCATCCGCATGTCGCTGGGAGGCCTAACGAGTGATGTCGACGTTCAGCGCGTTGCCGAGGTGTTCCCTGCCCTCGTCACCAAGGCCAGGCGGCTCAGCGGAGTGAGCTGA
- a CDS encoding SusC/RagA family TonB-linked outer membrane protein, whose product MSTSVLRRWSCRAAVATTVLLGVTSALRAQAIGSITGRVTDSDGSGPVNAAQVVVVGTRLGAATSLNGEYRITGVPAGAHEVRVVRIGYTPVQQQVTVTADGSVTLDFTMTKAATRLQEVVTTATGQMERKSFGNVVATIKTDSIAAVAPVTTVNELLQARTPGVQVIQGSGQTGTSSSIRIRGTSSLSLTNEPLIVVDGVRFDNGAAPGNTSTQRINRFSGINPEEIESMDVIKGPSAAALYGTAAANGVVVIRTRRGRAGRTQWTAQGEYGLVDQPATFDDNWRSWGQSINAAGQRIGAPNIQCRIANFAARTCVIDSLSRNNPLGDAGTSPYTQKPRYVGGLQASGGTDLLRFFVAGEREIETGPYEMPSSEVRRLTTERGKAPTERQINPNHLEQNTLRANMQLALAQNMTLDVSTGYTYRELYTPFDGGFFAGLTFQGMTGPGWKNATNGYQREFVGDIFSIEQKLTDNRLVGSAAWNYTPRSWLQFRATTGLDQDHSYNHRQNLRGEGPRAAQAWGPNPLEGGKFYDRSNTSRFTVDLGSTATLDVTPTLNSRTTVGLQWFKDEQYQGQGQGYNLPPGATTTNSAGLVRSFEFTTENATYGAFVEEQLGLRDRLFLTFGLRTDQNSAFGRSVGNTIYPRAAGSYVLSEEPWYKPVLGISRARVRVAYGKAGVQPGTTAAIQFLNASTFPADNGELPGLRLTSIGNALLKPEVTTELEGGFDLGLFSDRINVEATYFRKRSKDALFAKPLPPSYGAGTTQWVNLAAVENKGFELTIDANIVQERVFSWNLRLGGSQIKNKLLDDGDVALGSPVGARNVEGYPLFGLWDRELTGWNDANGDGILTDAEITVGADKYRGSTLPQREAGMNNTFGFFNNRLRVNALFDYRGQFWNQWGYFNQRCVGTGNCREVNDPKTPLEWQARAVAANSPSKRTVWGTFVENDFIRFRELSVAYQVPERLTQQYLKSRNVSIVFSGRNLGVPWTKYPGIDPETNSSVQNTGGGNNDFFSTPLLRYWITRVNIGF is encoded by the coding sequence GTGTCCACGTCTGTCCTACGTCGATGGTCCTGCCGCGCCGCGGTGGCGACCACAGTTCTGCTCGGGGTGACATCGGCACTCCGGGCGCAGGCCATTGGATCGATCACCGGTCGCGTCACCGATTCCGATGGGTCCGGCCCGGTAAACGCGGCGCAGGTCGTCGTCGTCGGCACGCGACTCGGTGCGGCGACGTCGCTCAATGGTGAGTATCGCATCACGGGAGTGCCCGCGGGGGCACACGAGGTGCGCGTGGTGCGCATCGGGTACACGCCGGTGCAGCAGCAGGTGACCGTGACGGCCGATGGGTCGGTAACGCTCGACTTCACGATGACGAAGGCGGCGACGCGGCTCCAGGAGGTCGTGACGACAGCAACGGGACAGATGGAGCGAAAGTCGTTCGGGAACGTGGTGGCCACGATCAAAACGGATTCGATCGCGGCAGTTGCACCGGTCACGACGGTGAACGAGCTGCTCCAGGCCCGTACGCCGGGTGTCCAGGTGATCCAGGGCTCCGGCCAGACCGGCACGTCCTCCTCGATTCGCATCCGCGGCACGAGTTCGCTCAGTCTCACCAACGAGCCATTGATCGTGGTCGATGGCGTCCGATTCGACAACGGTGCGGCGCCAGGCAACACGTCGACGCAGCGCATCAATCGCTTCTCGGGCATCAATCCCGAGGAGATCGAATCCATGGACGTGATCAAGGGTCCATCGGCGGCGGCGCTTTACGGCACGGCCGCTGCGAACGGCGTCGTAGTCATTCGCACGCGTCGTGGCCGCGCCGGGCGCACGCAGTGGACCGCGCAGGGTGAATACGGACTCGTCGATCAGCCCGCGACCTTCGATGACAACTGGCGCAGCTGGGGCCAGAGCATCAACGCCGCGGGCCAGCGCATCGGCGCGCCCAACATCCAGTGTCGCATCGCGAACTTCGCGGCCAGGACGTGCGTGATCGACTCGCTCTCCAGGAACAATCCGCTGGGAGACGCCGGCACCTCACCGTATACGCAAAAACCTCGCTACGTGGGCGGCCTGCAGGCCTCGGGCGGGACCGACCTCCTTCGCTTCTTCGTGGCCGGCGAACGTGAGATCGAGACGGGTCCTTACGAAATGCCCTCGAGCGAGGTGCGGCGTCTGACGACGGAACGCGGCAAGGCGCCGACCGAACGCCAGATCAATCCGAACCACCTGGAACAGAACACGCTTCGGGCGAACATGCAGCTCGCGCTCGCGCAGAACATGACGCTCGACGTGTCGACCGGCTACACGTATCGCGAACTGTATACTCCGTTCGATGGCGGCTTCTTTGCCGGCCTGACGTTCCAGGGCATGACGGGGCCGGGCTGGAAGAATGCCACCAACGGATATCAGCGCGAGTTTGTCGGCGACATCTTCTCCATCGAGCAAAAGCTCACCGACAACCGCCTGGTCGGTTCGGCGGCGTGGAACTACACGCCGCGCTCCTGGCTGCAGTTCCGTGCGACGACCGGGCTCGATCAGGACCACTCGTACAACCATCGCCAGAATCTGCGCGGCGAGGGTCCACGAGCCGCCCAGGCATGGGGGCCCAACCCGCTGGAAGGCGGAAAGTTCTACGATCGATCGAACACGTCACGCTTCACCGTGGACCTCGGCAGTACGGCGACGCTCGACGTCACACCCACGCTGAACTCGCGAACCACCGTCGGACTGCAGTGGTTCAAGGACGAGCAGTATCAGGGTCAGGGGCAGGGGTACAACCTCCCGCCGGGCGCCACCACGACAAACTCAGCCGGGCTGGTGCGATCCTTCGAGTTCACGACGGAGAACGCGACATACGGTGCGTTCGTGGAGGAGCAGCTTGGCCTCCGGGACCGCCTGTTTCTCACCTTTGGACTGCGTACCGACCAGAACTCGGCGTTCGGCCGCAGCGTTGGCAACACGATCTACCCGCGAGCCGCAGGCTCGTACGTGCTGAGCGAAGAGCCGTGGTACAAGCCGGTGCTCGGGATCTCGCGCGCGAGGGTCCGCGTCGCCTACGGAAAGGCCGGCGTACAGCCGGGAACCACGGCGGCCATCCAGTTCCTCAATGCCTCGACCTTCCCGGCCGACAACGGCGAACTGCCCGGCCTGAGGTTGACCTCGATCGGCAATGCGCTGCTCAAGCCTGAGGTCACCACGGAACTCGAGGGCGGGTTCGATCTCGGCCTCTTCTCGGATCGGATCAACGTCGAAGCCACCTACTTCCGCAAGCGCTCCAAAGACGCACTCTTTGCCAAGCCACTGCCGCCGTCCTACGGCGCCGGCACTACGCAGTGGGTAAACCTCGCCGCCGTCGAGAACAAGGGCTTCGAGCTCACGATCGACGCGAACATCGTTCAGGAGCGGGTATTCAGCTGGAACCTCCGACTGGGTGGCTCGCAGATCAAGAACAAGCTGCTGGACGACGGTGACGTGGCGCTGGGCAGCCCGGTCGGTGCTCGCAACGTGGAGGGTTATCCGCTGTTCGGTCTCTGGGACCGCGAACTCACGGGCTGGAACGACGCCAATGGGGACGGCATCCTCACCGACGCCGAGATCACGGTGGGCGCCGACAAGTACCGCGGATCCACCTTGCCGCAGCGCGAAGCCGGCATGAACAACACGTTCGGCTTCTTCAACAATCGGTTGCGCGTGAATGCCCTGTTCGACTATCGCGGGCAGTTCTGGAACCAGTGGGGCTACTTCAACCAGCGCTGCGTGGGCACCGGCAACTGTCGCGAGGTCAACGACCCGAAGACGCCGCTCGAATGGCAGGCGCGGGCGGTGGCGGCCAACTCGCCGTCCAAGCGCACGGTCTGGGGCACATTCGTGGAGAACGACTTCATCCGCTTCCGCGAGCTGTCCGTCGCCTACCAGGTGCCGGAGCGCCTCACGCAGCAATACCTCAAGAGCCGCAATGTCAGCATCGTCTTCAGCGGTCGAAACCTCGGGGTGCCGTGGACCAAGTACCCGGGCATCGACCCCGAGACCAACAGCTCGGTCCAGAATACGGGCGGTGGCAACAACGACTTCTTCTCGACTCCGCTCCTGCGCTACTGGATCACGCGCGTCAACATCGGCTTCTAA
- the mnmA gene encoding tRNA 2-thiouridine(34) synthase MnmA codes for MSGGVDSSVAAALLVEQGYDVVGATMKLFCHGDEVPDRPCCSLDSVNDARRVCQGLGIPHYVLNLETRFGEDVVDNFVQEYEAGRTPIPCVRCNTFTKFRDLLRKADAIDAPYIATGHYARMANGELHRGVDPDKDQTYFLWGIDRAVLARMLLPVGHLTKVETRRMAHAHGLEVVAEKVESQDICFVPDGDHTRIIAQRLGADTPSLSPGPVLHIDGRVLGEHHGYARFTIGQRRGLPGGFPEPLYVVAIRPETRAVVVGPRAALLGSGVVAQEVNWLVDPLPVGAHVQVRVRHRSAVAPAEIVRVEADTVEFALDEPVAAIAPGQSLVMYDGDRVLGGGFIARASGVRGALPILAA; via the coding sequence ATGTCAGGGGGGGTCGACTCCTCGGTCGCGGCCGCGCTGCTCGTCGAGCAGGGGTACGACGTGGTCGGCGCCACGATGAAGCTGTTCTGCCACGGCGACGAGGTGCCCGACCGGCCGTGCTGTTCGCTCGATTCGGTGAACGACGCGCGCCGCGTGTGCCAGGGGCTTGGCATTCCGCACTACGTCCTCAACCTCGAGACGCGGTTTGGCGAGGACGTCGTCGACAACTTCGTGCAGGAGTACGAGGCGGGCCGTACCCCGATTCCCTGCGTGCGCTGCAACACGTTCACCAAATTCCGCGACCTGCTGCGCAAGGCCGACGCGATCGACGCACCGTACATCGCGACGGGGCACTACGCGCGGATGGCCAACGGCGAGCTGCATCGCGGCGTCGACCCGGACAAGGATCAGACGTATTTCCTCTGGGGCATCGATCGCGCGGTGCTCGCCCGCATGCTGCTCCCGGTTGGGCACCTCACCAAGGTCGAGACGCGGCGAATGGCCCACGCCCACGGGCTCGAGGTGGTGGCGGAAAAGGTGGAGAGCCAGGACATCTGTTTCGTGCCCGATGGCGATCACACGCGCATCATCGCCCAGCGGCTCGGTGCTGACACGCCCTCGCTGTCGCCCGGCCCGGTGCTGCACATCGACGGGCGAGTGCTCGGCGAGCATCACGGGTACGCCCGCTTCACGATCGGCCAGCGGCGCGGACTGCCGGGCGGCTTCCCGGAGCCGCTGTACGTGGTGGCGATCCGACCGGAGACGCGGGCGGTCGTGGTGGGGCCGCGGGCGGCGCTGCTCGGGAGTGGCGTGGTTGCGCAGGAGGTGAACTGGCTCGTCGACCCGCTGCCCGTTGGCGCACACGTGCAGGTTCGCGTGCGCCATCGCTCGGCGGTCGCGCCCGCCGAGATCGTTCGGGTGGAGGCCGACACGGTGGAGTTTGCGCTGGACGAGCCCGTGGCCGCGATCGCGCCAGGTCAGTCGCTCGTGATGTACGACGGGGACCGCGTCCTGGGTGGCGGGTTCATCGCGCGCGCATCAGGTGTGCGCGGCGCCCTCCCGATCCTGGCTGCCTGA